One window from the genome of Saccharomyces mikatae IFO 1815 strain IFO1815 genome assembly, chromosome: 4 encodes:
- the UBA2 gene encoding E1 ubiquitin-activating protein UBA2 (similar to Saccharomyces cerevisiae UBA2 (YDR390C); ancestral locus Anc_5.472), with protein MPRETNLVKIIGEDSFKKLRSSKCLLVGAGGIGSELLKDIILMEFGEIHIVDLDTIDLSNLNRQFLFRQKDIKQPKSTTAVKAVQHFNNSKLVPYQGNVMDISAFPLHWFQQFDIVFNALDNLAARRYVNKISQFLSLPLLESGTAGFDGYMQPIIPGKTECFECTKKETPKTFPVCTIRSTPSQPIHCIVWAKNFLFNQLFASEASINEDDDKDWGTDDSEEIKRIKQETNELHELQKIVISKDVSRIPEILRKLFVQDINKLLAIENLWKTRTRPVPLSDSQIKGPTQAIKFDSNSVGTLQEQISHFFTTTRKLMDRYAKEQNHIEFDKDDADTLEFVVTAANIRCHIFNIPMKSVFDIKQIAGNIIPAIATTNAIIAGLSSLISLRVLNLLEYAPVTKYTDLNMAFTAKASNLSQNRYLSNPKLAPPNCNCPVCSKVCRGVIRLSSDCLKKIKLSDLVCLIREKYAFPNDISLLDASNQRLLLDYDFEDLNDRTLSEVNLGNGSILLFSDEEGDTMVRKSIELYLDVNDELPHNTCRLPDIEVPLLKVGSNLSKNEVEEANKRDNDIATATGSDGVEGIVVLDEDEGDIIIDTEQVNESKKRSADIEVSGGPSIKRAKLVNELNNSDVVELD; from the coding sequence atgcCCAGAGAAACAAATTTAGTGAAAATTATTGGTGAAGAtagtttcaaaaagttgCGGTCTTCAAAATGTCTCTTAGTCGGTGCTGGAGGTATAGGCTCTGAGTTATTGAAGGATATAATTTTGATGGAATTCGGAGAAATACATATTGTCGATTTGGACACTATTGATCTTTCCAACTTAAACAGACAATTCCTTTTCAGACAGAAAGATATCAAGCAACCAAAATCGACCACAGCTGTAAAGGCAGTTCAACATTTCAATAACTCTAAATTAGTGCCTTATCAAGGCAATGTTATGGACATTTCTGCCTTTCCTTTACATTGGTTTCAGCAATTTGACATTGTTTTCAATGCCCTTGATAACTTGGCTGCAAGACGTTATGTTAATAAAATATCCCAGTTCCTATCACTACCCTTGCTAGAATCTGGGACAGCTGGTTTTGACGGCTATATGCAACCGATTATTCCCGGTAAAACTGAGTGCTTTGAATGTACAAAGAAGGAAACGCCGAAGACTTTTCCCGTATGTACTATCAGGTCGACCCCTTCCCAGCCAATTCATTGTATTGTTTGGGCGAAGAATTTTCTGTTCAACCAGCTGTTCGCGTCAGAGGCTTCTataaatgaagatgatgacaaGGATTGGGGCACAGACGATTCTGAAGAAATCAAGCGTATCAAGCAAGAGACAAATGAGTTACATGAACTACAGAAAATTGTCATCTCCAAAGATGTATCTCGTATTCCAGAGATCCTTAGAAAATTATTTGTTCAAGACATAAACAAATTGCTAGCCATTGAGAATTTATGGAAAACAAGAACGCGGCCAGTACCGTTGTCAGACTCGCAAATAAAGGGACCTACACAAGCAATCAAGTTTGACTCTAACTCTGTTGGGACGTTACAGGAGCAAATTAGTCATTTCTTTACAACGACACGAAAACTAATGGATCGATATGctaaagaacaaaatcatATTGAGTTCGATAAAGATGATGCTGATACCTTAGAATTTGTCGTCACGGCAGCAAATATAAGATGTCATATATTCAATATTCCAATGAAATCTGTATTTGACATAAAGCAGATCGCAGGTAACATCATTCCCGCCATTGCAACAACAAACGCTATTATTGCCGGTTTGTCGTCATTAATTTCGTTGCGGGTTTTAAACCTTTTGGAATATGCACCCGTCACTAAATACACAGACCTAAATATGGCCTTCACAGCTAAGGCAAGCAATCTGTCCCAAAATCGATACTTATCGAATCCGAAACTAGCTCCTCCAAATTGCAATTGCCCTGTTTGTTCTAAAGTTTGTAGGGGTGTCATCAGGTTATCCAGCGATTGcctaaagaaaataaaattatcaGATCTGGTCTGTTTAATTCGTGAAAAATATGCATTTCCGAATGATATCTCGCTACTAGACGCAAGCAATCAAAGATTATTACTCGATTACGACTTTGAAGATTTAAATGATCGCACTTTATCAGAAGTTAATCTAGGAAATGGCTCTATATTACTATTTTCCGATGAAGAAGGCGATACGATGGTTCGTAAATCTATTGAATTGTATCTGGATGTTAATGATGAACTCCCTCATAATACGTGCAGATTACCGGACATTGAAGTCCCGCTACTGAAGGTTGGTAGCaatctatcaaaaaatgaagtgGAGGAGGcaaataaaagagataaTGATATAGCTACAGCCACAGGTAGTGATGGAGTAGAGGGTATCGTAGTattagatgaagatgaaggtgACATTATCATTGATACCGAGCAGGTTAATGagtcaaaaaaaaggtcGGCTGATATTGAGGTGTCTGGTGGGCCCAGTATTAAAAGGGCGAAGTTAGTGAATGAATTAAACAATTCTGATGTTGTTGAACTAGACTAA
- the IAT4 gene encoding Iat4p (similar to Saccharomyces cerevisiae YDR391C), translating to MTFENKLPTPVESNEVKDNKVCVLNKTKDGRRAAETLAIAFSGSPAFHYISKKILNIPLSEDVSTEAITNDIVLPYLDSPYGEISEVNNFDAVAVWSIPPHVAKARSNDEKFNKDFIDDINGRIKQVIPKKINYYYLFCVGKNLNEKGIRGSVRTIFEEYKRRADEENCAIVLEAIAEHARSVYEYFGFENYQTFKYGEGEVDSNGNCDPNGEGFVSYLMIYHKDGNKVLKK from the coding sequence ATGACGTTCGAGAACAAACTGCCAACCCCAGTGGAAAGTAACGAGGTTAAGGATAACAAAGTCTGCGTCTTAAACAAGACAAAGGATGGCAGAAGAGCTGCAGAAACTCTGGCTATTGCCTTCAGTGGCTCACCAGCATTTCATTATAtttcgaagaaaattttgaacattCCTTTAAGCGAGGACGTATCTACGGAGGCAATTACAAACGATATTGTATTGCCCTACCTGGACTCGCCTTATGGTGAGATATCGGAAGTTAACAATTTCGACGCTGTCGCAGTGTGGAGTATCCCACCTCACGTTGCCAAAGCAAGAAgtaatgatgaaaagttCAACAAGGACTTTATCGACGATATAAATGGGCGTATAAAGCAAGTCATCCCAAAGAAGATAAACTACTACTATCTGTTTTGTGTTGGTAAAAActtaaatgaaaaaggaatCAGAGGTTCTGTAAGAACGATTTTTGAAGAGTACAAGAGGAGAGCTGACGAAGAAAATTGCGCCATTGTCTTGGAAGCTATTGCCGAGCACGCCAGATCCGTGTATGAATACTTCGGTTTTGAAAATTACCAAACTTTCAAATACGGTGAAGGCGAAGTCGACTCTAACGGTAATTGTGATCCAAATGGAGAAGGATTCGTCAGTTACTTAATGATCTACCATAAGGATGGTAATAAGgtgttaaaaaaatag